The DNA window ggtttcttgtttttccatataaagttgattattgtcctctcgagatctgtgaagaattttgatgggacctttaaggggattgcattgagtctatagactgcctttggtagaattgccatttttactatgttgatcctcccaatccaagagcaagggagatctttccattttctgggatcctcttcaatttctttcttcaaagacttaaagttcttgtcaaatagatctttcacttccttggttagagttaccccaagatattttatgctatttgtggctattgtgaatggtgatacttctctgatttccctctctgcttccttatcctttgtgtataggagggcaactgattttttggagttgatcttgtatcctgccatattactgaaggagtttatcagctgtaggagttctttggtggagtttttgggatcacttatgtgcactatcgtatcatctgcaaataacaaaagtttaacttttaCCTgcccaattcgaatccccttgatccccttacgttgtcttattgctattgctagaacttcaaacactatgttaaagagaaaaagagagagtggacagccttgtcatgttcctgaatttggtgggatggccttgagattctctccgtttaatttggtgttagctgttggcttgctgtaaatagcctttattatatttaggaatgacccttgtatccctaatctttgaagacctttatcataaaggggcgttgaattttgtcaaatgctttttcagcatctaatgagatgataatatgttttttttcttcagtttatttatatgatgaattacattgatagattttcgtatgttgaaccagccctgcatctctgggatgaagcctacttgatcgtagtggatcatttttctattgtattCTTGGAtgtggtttgccagtattttattgagaatttttgcatcaatgttcatgagtgagattggcctgtaattctctttcttggctgagtctttgtgtagattaggtatcagggtaactgtagcttcataaaaggaatttggcaatgactcttctgtttctatattatgaaataccttaaggagtatagctattaggtcttcttggaagttctagtagaattctgcattgaaaccatctggtcctgggctttttttggtagggaggtttttgataacagtttttaattcttcacgactaacaggactatttagattgttcacctgttcctggtttaactttggtatgtggcacttatctaaaaaaatgtccattgcttttacattttccaattttgtggcatacaggcttgaagtcgaccaatggaattgaatagaagatccggatcttaacctacaaacctatgaatacctgatttttgataaaggagctaaaagtacacaatggaagaaagagggcttcttcaacaaatggtgctggcataactggatgtcaacttgtagaagaatgaaagtagacccatatctatcaccatgcacaaaacacaagtccaaatggattaaagacctcaatattaatcagaacacactgaaactaataaaggagaaagtgggaagtactctataatGTAgaggcacaggagatcacttcctacgtataagcccagcagcacagacattaagggcaatattgaataaatgggacctcctgaagctgagctgcttctgtaaagcaaaggacactgtcactacgacaaaaaggcagcctactgactgggaaaagatcttcaccaaccccacaacagacaaaggtctgatctccaaaatatataaggaactcaagagactagactttaaaatgctactttacccaattaaaaaatggggagctggactgaacagagaattctcaacagaagaagttcaaatggccaaaagacacttaaggtcatgctcaacctccttagcgatcagggaaatgcaaatcaaaacaactttgagatatcatcttacacctgtcagattggctaaaatcaaaaacaccaatgataacctttgctggagaggttgtggagtaaggggtacactcatccattgctggtgggaatgcaaacttgtgcaaccactttggaaagcagtgtggcgggttctcaggaaattcgggatcaacctacctcaggacccagcaattccactcttgggaatatacccaagagatgccctatcaaatacaaaagcatttgttcaactatgatcatagcagcattagttgtaatagccagaatttgcaaacaacctagatgcccttcagtggaagaatggatgaagaaactgtggagtatatacatattagagtactactcagtgataaaaaacaatgacatcttgaattttgcaggcaaatggatggaaatagaaaacactattctaagtgaggtaaccctgacccaaaaagataaacatgggatgtactcactcataattggtttctagccataaataaggacatggagcctataatttgtgttcctagagaagataaataagaatgtgaacccaaagcaaaacagatagttatcctcctggatattggaagtagtcaagattgctgggcaaaattgggaacttgttGGTGGGATGGGATggtggtaaggggagatggggagaaaaaagtgtgaaggggaagatggggagagcttgggtgatcaagatggttgggatataggaagggtggatatgggagtagggaagtatatatcttaattaagggatccattttagggttggcaagagacttgactctagaggggttcccaggtgtccagggagatgcccccagctagttccttgggcagctgaggagagggagccggaaaaggtcagatcctatagtcatactgatgaatatcttgcatatcaccataaaccttcatttggcaatggatggagatagagacagagccatgcattggtgcaccggactgagctcccaaggtccaaatgaggagcagaaggagagagaacatgagcaaggaagtcaggactgctaggggtgctcccacccaccaagatggtggggctgatctaatgcgagctcaccaatgccagctagactgggactgaaaaatcatGGGACAGAACTGGACTCCCTGGATATGGCAGACAGTGAGGGatgctgaaaagccaaggacaatcgcactggatttggatcctactacacatactggctttgggagggcctagcctgtttgaatccttaccttcctagacctggatggagaggggaggaacttggacttcccacagggcagggaatccttactgctctctggacaggagagggaggaggagtggagcaGGGAGGAGTgtaatgggaggcggggaggaggcagaaatttttaattaaaaaaagaacccaagaaaactacaaaaaagatttttttaaaaaggctgagATTTACTTGTTCCTGTGTAAGAACAGAGCTGGAAGCTATGACCAATGCTCATAGTTAAtgaaggttaaaaagaaaagaaaaaaataaattaaataaaaaattgaaaagtcATAAAATCAAAGATGAAACGAAAGGACCTTGGCAGACATTAAATCGCAAGGACTCTTCaaactttatcttattttttgtaGGCACACCTCCTGTTAAATTGTCTACCCTTAAGAGAAGCTTGTTTTCCCAGTGTGAACCcattgaaaaaaaactaaattttaatttgcaaGTGTTAATCAATTGAAGAAAGGCACTAAATATCAATAGAAAGGTTTGTCTACTTCATTCTCAGTTCTAGGAATTCATCTGATTCCAACCCTTAGAGGACCTGTTTGTACTGTAATAGACTGtattttcatgtatgtctgtccTATTGTGATTAGAAGGCCTTGTATCCTACCTTAATATATCCACTCTGTCTCTTAAAAACTTTATGCCTCTTTTTGTGTAGGGTTTCATGAGCCTTGAGAGAAGGAATCTGATGAAGCCATCCTGTTTCAGgatgagtgttccaaagtctctcactcacTAAATTTTGTTTGTTATGTCTGGACTTACTATTGTCTGTTATAAAAGGAAGTTTCTTTGATAATGGCTGTGTAAGACAATGTTTACTGAATATAACAGAATGtcgttaggaatcattttatttttacatttatttagtaaaACAATATTATTGTTCTTTCCCTAGGTCCATGGGCTTCattctagtctcaggttcttggtcacccaggCAGTGTGGTATATGGATTCCACTTCAAGAGGTATACTTTAAGTCAAGTCAGATATTGTGTAGTTACTCCCAAAGCTTTGTGTCACTATTGCGTTATCATAACTTGAAGGCAGGATACTATTGCATATTGATATATACAATGTCATTTTATACTGAAGTAGAAGGCCTGGCATTCACTTTTCTACTTTGATAATGTGCAGAGGGTACCACTTCACAGAGATAAAAGCTCTAGGTATGAACAAGCTTGACTTTTGCATGATCagtgattgtgtatgtgttttgttcaGCAACAGCACCTCTTACAGTTTGTAGAGAGCAATCTATAGTCTTGGCAAAAGCTTTGTTTGTGTATTCCTGTGGCAACCAGTTAGCTAACAGCTCAATTAGATGTATTACATTTCTGGCATTAGAAGCTTCATTTGGCGACATGAGATGTCTGGTTGTAACTATGTCTCCATTATTATACTGTGATTTCATTTAGGGGACCTTCATACATTAAATGTTTcaggaaatttttactaaattaaGTTTCTATACTTCCCCtcaaatatttgttaatattaGATGTCTCACCATGTATTCCCTTCCttgctcccctcttctctctcactcACCATTtgcaattccttttcaagctttcccCTATGCCTTTTACATTAGTAGCTATTCAAAATTCCTTTCCCAGGAAAATAAATCTGTCCACCCTAAGTCACTTTCTCTCCACTTATCCTCTCTGATTCAATATACTATTTCTTGGTTATAATAGATCTAAGATGTAATATACATGTATAAGCAAAATATGTACCTTATTTGTCATTCTACGTCAGGAGTATATCACAGAgcaatttttctcttcaaatcacATCCATTTTTCTGAGAACTTCATGATTTATTCAGTAAAATTTCCTGACTGGAAAAACCTGTTGGTAAATAAACAATGGGTCTCTTACAGGGTTGTCCTGGGGCTGTGTCCCTACTCCTGCCCCTCATTGCCTTTCCCTATCAGTTGACATGACTTTGAAAACACACAATTTTCAGTGAGTTTTCCATCCCTTAAGAATAGCACCTCTAGTCATGTCCAAATGTAAGATGTCTAACACTTATCTCTTCCTTCCTAAATCTTAGTTTGGTGATTTGAGATTGCAAAGTCAGTCTCTGCATCTCAGGCTGTAAAGACTGACCATACTAGTGCCTTGATGATCCTCATTCAACACATTTACTGAATATAAGATATTACAGCATTTATATATGCTTAATTTTATGTATTAAGGTGAGTATGGAAGCAAGTTTTGTCCAAAATTATTTTGAGGTGTGAGGATAATCTTCAGAGGTCTAGgtctcttcttgttcttcttcaaCAGAAGGTCTCTGTACTCACCTGTTACTGTGTTCTCCATTGCTTTTCTGCCAACTAATAGACATCTGTAAATCACCTGCTTCCCCTAACCCTTTTATCAGTATCTTGACTTGATTCCTTACATCTACCTAGAACTCTAGGCTGCAGGAGGAAAGATACTATCTTCCAGGGTGTTTGCTGTGTGAATTCTTCTGGCTGAACTGGTCCAAAGAAACTGATGGCAATTATAGGATGACAATTATTGAATGGCAACTCTGAATCCCAGTGTCTCCAATTCTATGAAATGCCTCACTTTGGTCAACTAGTATTTCTTGCAACATCACAACACTCACCATGCTTACAAATCAGCAACAGCTCACAGTGAATATGTTTATTCCAGAAACATCCTGGCATGGACATAGATGTTGCAGGGCTTTAATTTATAAACACTGAAGACTTCTTAATTCCCTGCAACAACCTATCAGTGTTCGATGTCTTTTCTACTaagctgctatttttttttactgaggtGTACATTAGTGGTGGAGCAAGCAATTAGAGGAAATAACTTTCATTCATCTTATACAGCTCTGTTGCCTGCATTCTGTTCTACCTCTCTTATCCCTCAGCTAATTTTAACCACTCCTCCTTCACTAGGATGTGCCTATGATTTCTCTGTGATACCAACTTATTCTAGTGAATTACAGAATCTCAATGTGACAATGAGTTCTCTGTGATACTAGCTTATTCTAGTGAATTGCAGAATCTCAAGGTGTTCTTGGAACTAAGTACCACGTATAGGCAAAAAGTGATGTTGGTGAGTGTGGGCTGATCTTTCTAATATTTCTGCTGTCTAGAACCCTCAAATGAGCATGTGTTTTGGAAGAAGAATAGTGTTAAAATTTCAGATATTTATGTTCTGTTTGCTAAATCATGAacgttctttattttttaattgctataAATTGTTCTGTTccattcaattcttttttttttcttttttttttttttctttttttctagtaatatttttttttctcatggtttatttttttttatatttaaaaatttccatctccttccctcctcctcccccctccctcccctccttctcccctttctctcccctccttctcccccttccctcccctcccctccacccatacctcccctccctccctctcaaggccaaggagccatcagggttccccactctatgctaagaccaagatcctcccaactccccccaggtccaggaaggtgatcgaccaagctgagaaggctcccacagaacccgtccatgaagaagaatcagagcccagagccattgtcctttgcttctcagtcagcccccgctgttggccacactcagagagacgggtttggtcgcatgatccatcagtcccattccaactggagttggtgatctcccattagttctgtcccaccgtctccatgagtgaacgcacccctctcgttcctgactttctccctcatgttctcgctccttctgctcctcatcgggaccttgggagctcagtccagtgctccaatgtggggctcagtcaccttccccatctgtcgccagctggaggttccctcacggtcctgactttctttctcatgttctctctccttctgctcctcatcaggaccttgggagctcagtccggtgctccaaggtggggctctgtcattttcttcatctatcgtcaggtggaggttctatggtgatatgcaagaaattcatcagtatggctataggaactggccttttcaggctccctctcctcagctgcccaaggaactaactgggggcgtctccctggaaacctgggaacccctctagggtcaagtctcttgacaaccctcaggtagctccttaaattcagatatatgcttcactgctctagAACAAGAAGATATCCTGAACTCATGTGATATTCAATGAATAAAGGTGAATTGATTTATAAGGAAGTATTATATTAACTCTTTCAAAGAATAGGACAGGGTTCAGTAAACCTATTGCTTTGGGGTTAATGTTTATAACTTACTATCATACTTTTTAAGTGTGATTTCTACTTAATTTTTTAgttgaattctttcttttctttttttcctcttctcatcTAGATTTGACTTTGAAATATGGTCTTTCTAAATATAAAGGTATAACCTCACTGAACTTATTATATAGACCACACTGgtcttaaacttacagagatctgtctgaatctgtcttttaGTCTGGGATTAAAAAAATAGCACCACAAGATATGGTATTGAGTTCTAATTAACATTATGATATGATTTTCCTTTACTGATACTTCATTACATAATTATGAGTTGCTGACAAACTTTGCTCAGCTGAGTGCTGTAAAATTGGGCAGCTGTAGGACACAACACATAATTAACTTGGCTTTTAGAGCAAGAACCCAGAAAGGGATGAAGTCTAGTGGTGCACAAACTTTTTTGCAAAAAtatgacttttttatttattacaactTTCACTTCCTCCCATTtacatcccactcccccaactccccctcctcctccctatccagtcctaagagcagtcagggttccctgccctgtaagAAGTCAAAGGTCCGCCCcgctccatccaagtctaggaaggtaagcatccaaacagactaggctccgtcaaagccagtccatgcagtagaatcaaaacccagtgtcattatccttggcttctcagtcagccacattcagagagtccggtttgatcacatgcttgttcagtcccagtccagctggacttggtgagctcccattagatcattcacaccatctccatgggtgggtgcatccctcgcagtcctgacttccttgctcatcttctccctccttctgctcttcatttgggccttgggagctcagtctagtgctccaatgtgggtctctgtctctatctccatccattgccagatgaaggttctatggtgatatgcagtgTGGctattggaaaatgtgaaagaaatggacatttttttagataagtaccatataccaaaattaaatcaagaccagatgaataatttaaatagacctgtacatcgcaaggaattagaagctgtcatcagaaacctccctaccaaaaaaagtcctggaccagatgatttcaatgcAGAATCCTACCAGAACtcccaagaagagctaatacctatactccttaatgtgcttcacaaaatagaaacagaagagtcattgccaaactccttttatgaagctacagttaccttgataccaaaaccacacaaaaacttaaccaagaaagagaattacagaccaatctcactcatgaacattgatgcaaaaattctcaataaaatactgacaaaccgaatctaagaacacatccaaGAATATGACATATTAAACATTGTTGCTCCCTGCAActttcctcctcctcagccttcAAGGATAATGAAAAGGTAAGGGCTCTCCCAAGTATTCAATCCCTCTAGAGACAGGAAACTTATGATTGTTTTGCCAGTTAGCAATGGGAGAAATTTTTCAGAAATCCTCTTCCCAAAGCCAGCACTGTCATTTTCACTTAATATTGTAGTTCAGAAGGGATATAAGGTCACAGAGACATAGACCTTTATCTATGTGCTGATGCCTTCCTCATACACAATGCTTCCTGTCAGGATGTCAGGAGCTTCACACTGAGTCAGGATACCTGAGCAAGAAGGAGGTAAGTAAACATTTGTATTTCAGATTTGAAAACAGACCAAAAAATAAGGGAAGTTTTCTAAGTGCTCAAATAGGGAGAATGAAATCTTGGGGGAAAACAGACATACAGCAAATACAGTCAATGGAGAGAAAGACATTCTGTACTCTGATAAGGGAAACTGAAGAGAGCTATTTCCTGAGTTTATGCACATAGCTAATTTAATCAATGGAAATTTTACTGAGACCACGTTTTGAAGATTTTAAGTCAATTTGAAATCTTATATCAAATGTAATTAAGGGTTATAGTAGTTAGGCCAATATTATTTCCCTGTAAGCATATTTGATGTAAATCATAGATAACTGTTTGTTATGACTATCATAGCTGCCAGATAAATGGTTTCTTGTTTATACTAATGATTGCAATAGAACTACAAGAATCATCGAACTCTGAAGTGAAGCTAATTTTCTAGAATAAAGAACATTGTGATGTACCACAGAATTCATGTCTGAGCCATAAACTCCATGAGGGTGAGTTACAATGGTGTCAAATATTCAATTGCCTTTTCTAAGACTCTGTGTATTCTGATGAATGTATTCTTTACACCTATTTCTCTATTCAGtggaaaaaagaatattataaaatgtaaagtTCACCAAAATCTTATGAAAGATTCATTGACTACCATGTTGTTATAATTGTAGCATCATTGTTAATATATTGGGATTAATCATGTTTGATGTCAGTGTGTGGTTCTATAACATTTATCTTAGAAAAATAGAACCATCCCTTCAGACATACTCAAGGTACCTTTCTCCCAACTCACTTTTTTTTCAatggtaaataatttttaaaattttttgtacATATTATTTGAGAGTTTGTGAAAGGGATCATTGATTAGTAGTaaccttcaaaataaaattataaagtttgTTGTTAAAATCTTATGATTCTTAAGTTTTATGATAGGTAATGTAAAATTTATTGCATAGGAATAGAGAAATGACAACATTGCTCTgataataatttcattatttatgcTAAAATTTCAGATTAGATATGTACTCAGCATGAATTTATTTCCTGATTTAATGTAGATGGTGATGGAAGCCTATTCTTTTCTGATGTGAATTGTTATCAAAATTTATCCTGGAAATGGACAATTTAGTGTGCTTTTTATTTGCAGTGACTCATCATTGATTTCTCCTGGTAACAATGCTGTTCTATAAATGCTGTATATTGtaagaatacatacatatattcatatgtatgtgttttccaAGAATGCAAATATTTCTTGAAATCTAGAATGGTTatcaaaatatatgttatttgAGGAGGTATGTTAGTATGTTGCACACATCTGCTTTAGTTTCTTAATATCAAGTAATTCTCCGGTTCCTTCATCCCTTAAAACAAATTCACcatttttctcagaaaagtaaGTGTTGTTGTAATTTAAAGGAAAAGTTACTAAATATCAAAATGCATTCAAAGTATTTGGCAATAGGAATAATATTCTTATCACAAAATACAGTTGGAATTCTGGGAAATATCTCTTCGCTTTTCCACTATCTAGCTGTTTACTATAATGAACATATACTTAAGCCTTTAGATTTGATCCTCACCCATCTGTTCATAGCCAACTGCTTGATCATTCTTTCTAAAGGGGTGCCCCACACAATTGCAGCTTTTGGAATGAAAGTGTTTTTCAGTGATTTCAtgtgtgaatttcttttctatattcAAAGACTTGGCAGAAGCGTGTCCATGGGAACTACCTGTCTCTTGAGTGTTTATCAGGCCATCACCATCAGTCCCCAGAGATCCTTTTGGaagaattttaaattcaaatcttCAAATTACATTACCCTCTCTATTTCCCTCTGCTGGGTCCTATATATCACCATAAATTTTATTATCCCTGTGTCTGGGATTATAAAAATGAGTCACAATAATATGACAGTAAAAAGAGATTTTCTATACTGCTCCACTTGGGGTCATGACAGAATTGCAGAATCACTGTACACAGCGCTGTTGGTATTTCCTGAAGTCTTGTTTTCTGTGCTCATCATCTGCTCCAGTGGCTCCACGATTGCCATTCTTTATAGACACAAGAAGCACATTCAATACATCCGCAGTGCTCATGTATCCCTCAGAATTTCCCCTGAGTCTAAAGCCACCCAGAGCATCCTATTCCTGGTGTCTTCTTATGTAGCTTTTTATACCCTCTCCTCCATATTACAAGGCTTAATTGCTGTTTTGTATAAACCCAACTGGTGGTTAATAAGCATCACAGCCATCATTTCTATGTGTTTTCCCACTTTGGGTCCTTTTGTTGTGAATCACGACTTCATTGTACTAAGATTCTGCATACTCTGGATAAGGTGTATAAACAACAAACAATTGCTTCATAAGTAAGTAGATTGCATGGGATTTTTGCCCCTTATTTgcctgttcattcattcatttccctcAAAATTTGAACACAAATGTGATGAGGAAAGGCTCTTATCTGTCTAAGGGAAAGCCTCAATGGTATGTAGGGTGTCttcttacttaaatttttttatgctCACAGCAGAACTGAATGAAGAAAGTTGCTTCTATAGTCTTGAAAAATGACATCAATGATTTCAAAATACAAATTGATGTAGATACATAATATTTTAGCATACCATGGAGATAAatgagatacatacacacatacaacacacacaccacacacatatatatatacatataaatgcaaacacacaaacatatatatacatatattggtATATATATTCAGTTTCAACATTAATCTTTTCATTTGTAACCATTTGAGTAAATTTAAGGATACAGTTTTTAGTGAAATAGCTCAGGCACACAAATACAACCATACAAGAGATGATCTCCCTTCATGTAAGTAATGTAAAGACtgaacaaaaaaaactaaaagtgtttaaaacactgaaaattaaGTAGAAATGGATTACTAGGGGTATaatttgaagtattttttaaaaaggtacaaACTTAAAATGAAATGGTCAATATACATTTGATAAATTctcaatgaattaaaaatattaggaaacaatcttttagtaatattttatagaaatacaAAGCTGATAAATTTTGCAATTAAACTATATAGCATGAAATAAATGGTTAATAATTGATCTCTTAATTGAAATTAGGTAAGTCATTAGAACTGAAATGTTGTCAGAAgcataatatttattatgtgagatgatttaaaaatgaaagaaaaaatgactCTCAACATTCTACTGCTTTTCTGCTCAGAATTTGTCAGAATACATCTACTCATGAGTCTGTTCAAAGCaacattaattattatttaataaagtgCAGTAGGATAATCACAGTTTATAGATGACTCAGACTATGAAGGACCTcagtggaaagaaaagagaattggTGAGGTAGGGGTGAAGAGATTTTTGAGCAGTATATGTAAAGAATgtatggaagaagagaaaaaaggattaACGTAAAAAGTAATTTGCATGCAGTAAAATGTTTAAGTTCCCCAGACTAAATTCTTCATGAAATAGGTCAGAGAGGACAGGAAGTTAGAAAGGACGAAATTAGATTCTTAAGAAAACAACCAAATTGGAATATTGGTCCCAGTTAAAACAAAGGGTAAAATATCACTCAAACCATGAGTATACAGTCAAAGGATCCCTTAACAAATGAAGAGAATGAATTGTCTTTTGGGTCTTTCATAGAGAATTCAGCATtgttaaatatcatttaaaaggTTAATGCTGTTGACCTATATGCTAGACAAACTGTATTGTTTAGTTTTGATTCAATTGGGATAAATTAGAGGGCAATTTGATCTTTGATTGGCAGTTATCAGTCAATTGCTGTTTGCCCTAAAAGCCTACGGAGGTATCATCCAACAGAATATTACCTATAAGAGGTTCTATAATTGGTGTATCCTAGGTGCTTTGGACATTTTACAGAAACATTGAGAAACTTCACATGAGATTCAAAGAGCACCAGTTTGGCTACTGGTAGCACCACAGAATTCCCGTTTGGAAATCCTGC is part of the Arvicola amphibius chromosome 8, mArvAmp1.2, whole genome shotgun sequence genome and encodes:
- the LOC119821734 gene encoding vomeronasal type-1 receptor 4-like; protein product: MHSKYLAIGIIFLSQNTVGILGNISSLFHYLAVYYNEHILKPLDLILTHLFIANCLIILSKGVPHTIAAFGMKVFFSDFMCEFLFYIQRLGRSVSMGTTCLLSVYQAITISPQRSFWKNFKFKSSNYITLSISLCWVLYITINFIIPVSGIIKMSHNNMTVKRDFLYCSTWGHDRIAESLYTALLVFPEVLFSVLIICSSGSTIAILYRHKKHIQYIRSAHVSLRISPESKATQSILFLVSSYVAFYTLSSILQGLIAVLYKPNWWLISITAIISMCFPTLGPFVVNHDFITQKFLDHSVTVAVLLAEAYDRETPRVEEFLVNEQVALTIIKL